tatgtaatttatgcAAACATTGACTACCCTGATAggaggtaagctccttgagagaaggaatctctttgggtgggtggggagatcCCCATCTTCTAGTAGAGCACCTGAACCATGGTTAGCAGCTGATAATTTGGTTgattagagaaagggagagagccaGGATCTAAGGTTTCTAAGGATGGGGAGccctgggcatgtttgtagacagccTAAAGGGAGACAAATAAATAATGAGGGGATGATTGAAAGGAAGAGCTCTgagagacaggaagggagagCTTGGCCTGCCTCCTCCACAAAGGAGACAAGGAAGCATGATGTAGAGTCTGAGGTacagaatgaggaaaaggaagaaaagatttggagaCAACTCTCATGGGGACCATAATAAAAGTCCATTGAGGAAAAATACTAGGGGAGGAACCAGCATATGGATTGATACTGGAACTAGATCCACATGATTGAATGCTTCCTGAGCCTTGTGCTTGGGGCTGGAGATATAGGCACAAGTGAGATGCATCCTGCTCCCAAAAGCTTACAGGCCACCTCCCGCAGCAGGCAAAGATGTGCAGAAGAGGAGGGTTCGTGGTTTGATGAGGGGCAGATGGAGGCTAATTTTGGTTTCCATTCTGCAACAGGATGCAAGAGCAGAGGGTACTGGGGGTTGGGAGAGACCAAGAACAGGAGGCACCTTGACAGACGTTCCCTCAGCCCCCACAGAGGGATCATCTAACGAAGTCCAAGCCCTCTGTGAGACCCAGACCAAGACAGGGACTTGCGACACGGCTCCCTtagcaattcttttattttacagatgagaaaactgagacccagtgcaGGGGAGGGTCTTGACCAAGATCATACAGAAGACAGCTACCACACTCAGATTCAAAGAGCCCTTAGGGTACCCAGTCCCAGGAAGGAATCACAATCAGTTCAACAAGTCTTTATTCAGCACCTATGTCGTGCCAGGcacagtgggggtggggcagggggaaacACAGAGGCCTAAGGCCTCAGTAACAAATGGTTCCTCTATGTAGCTCGTCCGCCTCTTTAGCTTTACAGTACTGCAGAGGGACAGGGAGGACTGGAATCAGGGGCCCCTATTGTCCAGAGGGAGACCTCTGAGTCACAGGACAAGAGAGCTTCCTAGCCAGGTTAGACTCCAGGACCCTTGAGGCTCTGAGGCTCAGGTGGAAGGAGTGAGCCTTGTGATACACGAGTTATCTCCATCTCATCGGGTGGTGAGGTGGGGTTTTCTGCTTTAGTGTCCTCGGATGTGCTGCGCCAGCTCTCGGGCATCCAGAAAGCGGCGTGGGCAGAGGGGACAAGCGTGGGCACGGCTGCCCCCCGAACGGTGGATGAGGCGGTGTTGGCACAGGCTGCTGGATCGTTTGAAGGTCTTGGCGCATACCCCACAGACGTAGGGTCGAAGGTCCGAGTGTGAGATTCCATGCCGCTTCAAGTAAAGGGGGCTCTTAAAGACCTGGAAGCATTCTGGGCAGCGGTAGCCCTGGGCTGGGGCCCCCATGCTCCCTGCCGCCTCCCCTTGGGGGACCTCCAGCTCCCTCGGTGGCTGCTCGTCATCCAGACGAACGGTATACATGTACGGGACACCATTGCCATCGATCAGCAGGTGGCGGCCTGGCCTTGGGGGTGGCTGGGGAGCCAGGGGTCCTGGGGCGGAGGGGGAGCCCGGGCACCTCTTGGGGGAGGAAGGTGCCCGAGGCGGACAGGGGTCCATGGTGTCCCAGGAGAGGTTcacaggcagaggagaggaggtgcAGCTGGAGACTGGAGGAAAGGTGGGGGAGAATCTCAGGCTGTCACCCTGAAAACTCTCTGGGCACACCCCCATTCTGAGCCTTGCCCTCccctcttctgcagctctgtcccGCTGACCTCGATGTCTCTACAGCCCCCCCACATCACCTCCCCCGTTCATCTGCCCCCCATCTCCCTGGTCCGTCCTCAGAGGCCCCCTACCCCTGGTTCTGCGGCCAGAGCCCGGTCCTCTGACGGGAagctcattctctctccctgggGGTCTCCATCCCCACGAGGCAGTGTGCACCCCTTTCCTCTTGCGGCACCCCCCAGCTCATGGATGGGACTGTGGCCAGAAGCGGGGCCCCGGGAGAGGCAGGGCCGGGAAGCCGACGTCCCCACGCCCTTATTTCTCCCAGGGTCGTGGGGTCCCCATCCAGCAGCACCCACGGATCTCTTCAGCCCGCAGCCAAGGAGCACCAGCAtctagtaggtgctctataaatgcttattctctacGCCCCCCCCCCACGCCCTCCCCAGAGCGGTCTGGACCGTCCCTCCTTTCTCCGCCCACCCCTCCCCACGGCTAGAACCCTCCAGGATcccccggccccccccccccgcgtGCACACCCACAGTCACAATCACAATCACCCACGCCCACTCAC
This Trichosurus vulpecula isolate mTriVul1 chromosome 2, mTriVul1.pri, whole genome shotgun sequence DNA region includes the following protein-coding sequences:
- the LOC118840091 gene encoding zinc finger protein 580-like — translated: MDPCPPRAPSSPKRCPGSPSAPGPLAPQPPPRPGRHLLIDGNGVPYMYTVRLDDEQPPRELEVPQGEAAGSMGAPAQGYRCPECFQVFKSPLYLKRHGISHSDLRPYVCGVCAKTFKRSSSLCQHRLIHRSGGSRAHACPLCPRRFLDARELAQHIRGH